Proteins encoded by one window of Engraulis encrasicolus isolate BLACKSEA-1 chromosome 21, IST_EnEncr_1.0, whole genome shotgun sequence:
- the LOC134437965 gene encoding uncharacterized protein LOC134437965, whose translation MKTTFSYRQAMVNDHDKSAEVFSVFPRFLDTPGLVEQDFRLMFGEQTANKFLERWPTTFRARVIKESHGLVPSTDLLDLMHNAETSTEVENGWDSDTSAIILLLHLLPPSAQGRKKPGKISASNAVDHLIKFQKTGTSLQQHLDNITESRQPYLLAQGPTKSSIHSFFIAIDKHALPCQATTSVGALDELFKAHFVFGTSYSPALNNFFTFLQTSIYNIDVGKTKETPRIAELRARMVR comes from the exons atgaaaaccaccTTCAGTTACCGCCAAGCAATGGTCAATGACCATGACAAATCTGCAGAGGTCTTCTCAGTTTTTCCACGGTTCCTGGACACACCAGGACTG GTAGAGCAGGATTTCAGACTGATGTTTGGCGAGCAGACTGCCAATAAATTCCTGGAGAGATGGCCTACCACTTTCAGGGCAAGAGTCATTAAGGAAAGCCATGGACTGGTCCCCTCCACAGACCTTCTTGATTTGATGCACAATGCTGAGACATCCACTGAAGTTGAAAATG GCTGGGACAGTGATACGTCTGCCATCATACTGCTGCTACATCTGCTACCGCCATCCGCACAGGGACGCAAGAAGCCAGGGAAGATATCAGCATCTAATGCAGTGGATCACCTCATCAAATTCCAAAAG acGGGAACAAGCCTGCAGCAGCATCTAGACAACATCACTGAAAGCCGTCAGCCCTACCTCCTTGCACAGGGACCCACAAAAAGCAGCATTCACTCCTTCTTCATTGCCATCGACAAGCACGCACTTCCATGCCAAGCCACCACCTCAGTCGGagccctggatgaactcttcaagGCCCACTTTGTCTTTGGTACATCTTACAGTCCTGCCTTGAAcaactttttcacttttctccaAACTTCCATTTACAACATTGATGTAGGGAAAACTAAGGAAACGCCAAGAATTGCAGAGTTACGAGCTAGAATGGTGCGTTAG